One Polaribacter sp. KT25b DNA segment encodes these proteins:
- a CDS encoding head GIN domain-containing protein, whose amino-acid sequence MFKKIILTAIIFTVTIAVNAQKNERIRGNGKVITVNRTTSNYDGVAVGGSFDVILVKGKEGKIIIEGEENIIPYIVTEIEKDLLQIKFKKNTNINTTKRLTVTVYFESIEKISLAGSGNITSNETIKNHDFTVALGGSGNITLNVEANEISSNIAGSGNIELTGKSNELTCSIAGSGSLKSYDLTTDILNTNIAGSGSVKITVDTKIKAKVVGSGSVYYKGNPTDIDIKSVGSGSVIDRN is encoded by the coding sequence ATGTTTAAAAAAATCATTTTAACTGCAATTATTTTTACAGTAACAATTGCTGTTAACGCACAAAAAAACGAAAGAATTAGAGGAAACGGAAAAGTAATAACAGTAAACAGAACAACTTCTAATTATGATGGAGTTGCCGTTGGTGGTTCTTTTGATGTTATTCTTGTAAAAGGAAAAGAAGGCAAAATTATTATTGAAGGTGAAGAAAATATTATACCTTATATAGTAACCGAAATAGAAAAAGATCTTTTACAAATAAAATTTAAGAAAAACACAAATATCAATACTACCAAAAGACTTACAGTTACTGTTTATTTTGAAAGTATAGAAAAAATTTCTTTAGCTGGTTCTGGAAACATCACAAGTAATGAAACTATAAAAAATCACGATTTTACGGTGGCTTTAGGCGGCTCTGGAAACATTACTTTAAATGTTGAAGCTAATGAAATTAGTTCAAATATTGCAGGTTCTGGAAACATTGAATTAACAGGAAAATCAAACGAATTAACTTGTTCTATTGCAGGTTCTGGAAGCTTAAAAAGCTATGACTTAACTACAGATATTTTAAACACTAATATTGCGGGTTCTGGTAGTGTAAAAATTACTGTTGACACTAAAATAAAAGCAAAAGTAGTTGGTTCTGGTAGCGTTTACTATAAAGGAAATCCTACAGATATAGATATTAAATCTGTTGGCTCTGGTAGTGTAATTGATAGAAATTAA
- a CDS encoding Hpt domain-containing protein yields the protein MDIQEILTSNIVDLTSLKEYFSSDKDSLIQLIGVYLTDTTPRVDTLEESLTTMDYESVRSICHFLKSSFGLMGVKCLAEITELEKQAQANDPEDVIKEKLNFVIPICRASIIEYKLILDRLEAL from the coding sequence ATGGATATTCAAGAAATTTTAACCAGTAATATTGTCGATTTAACCTCTCTTAAAGAATACTTTTCTTCGGATAAAGATTCATTAATTCAACTTATTGGTGTTTATTTAACTGATACAACTCCGAGAGTTGATACTTTAGAGGAAAGTTTAACTACAATGGATTACGAATCTGTGAGGAGCATTTGCCATTTTTTAAAATCTTCTTTTGGTTTAATGGGAGTTAAATGTTTAGCCGAAATTACAGAACTCGAAAAACAAGCTCAAGCAAATGACCCCGAAGATGTTATAAAAGAAAAATTAAATTTTGTTATACCTATTTGTAGAGCTAGCATTATTGAATATAAATTAATTTTAGACAGATTAGAAGCTCTATAA
- a CDS encoding NAD(P)/FAD-dependent oxidoreductase: MIKDLQLRVNLIEERKENILLYKASKQLSIDVSEISAVKVLRKSIDARKKDIIFNYKVAVYINEQIPEKSDYIFEYKDVSKAKEVHIIGFGPAGMYAALRCIELGFKPIVLERGKNVQDRRRDLKAINQDHFVNEDSNYCFGEGGAGTYSDGKLYTRSLKRGDVRRIFENLVFHGATEQILVDAHPHIGTNKLPKIIENIRENILKFGGEIHFETRVTDFKIKNNKLEAIQLLNGTEMSVNSVILATGHSARDIYELLHKKEIALKAKSFAMGVRVEHPQTIIDQIQYHCSGERDELLPAAAYSLVHQVNNRGVYSFCMCPGGFIVPAATANGEVVVNGMSPSRRNNKFANSGIVVELDIDRDFKKYEKFGPLKGLEFQKDLEKIAFFAGGRTQAAPAQRLVDFVDGKLSSDLNDCSYQPGLKSAPLHSLLPKIIGSRLRKGFAAFGQKMHGYYTNEANIIGVESRTSSPVNIPRKENLEHPEIEGLFPCGEGGGYAGGIVSAAMDGERCAEAAIAAF, encoded by the coding sequence ATGATTAAAGACCTGCAACTTCGTGTAAATTTAATAGAAGAACGCAAAGAAAATATACTATTATACAAAGCTTCTAAACAACTTAGCATTGATGTTTCTGAAATTTCTGCTGTAAAAGTTTTACGAAAATCTATTGATGCTCGTAAAAAAGACATCATCTTTAATTATAAAGTTGCCGTTTATATAAACGAGCAAATTCCAGAAAAATCTGATTATATTTTTGAATATAAAGATGTTTCTAAGGCAAAAGAAGTTCATATAATTGGTTTTGGACCTGCAGGAATGTATGCTGCTTTGCGTTGTATAGAATTAGGTTTTAAACCTATTGTTTTAGAACGCGGTAAAAATGTACAAGACAGAAGAAGAGATTTAAAAGCTATAAATCAAGATCATTTTGTAAACGAAGATTCTAACTACTGCTTTGGCGAAGGTGGAGCTGGTACGTATTCTGATGGAAAACTCTACACTAGAAGCTTAAAGCGTGGAGATGTTCGTAGAATTTTTGAAAACCTAGTTTTTCATGGCGCTACAGAACAAATTTTGGTTGATGCGCATCCTCATATCGGAACCAATAAATTACCAAAAATTATTGAAAATATTCGTGAAAATATTTTAAAGTTTGGTGGCGAAATTCATTTTGAAACAAGAGTTACAGATTTTAAAATAAAGAATAATAAATTAGAGGCAATTCAGCTTTTAAACGGAACAGAAATGTCAGTAAATTCTGTTATTTTAGCAACTGGTCATTCTGCTAGAGATATTTACGAATTGCTACATAAAAAAGAAATTGCATTAAAAGCAAAGTCATTTGCTATGGGCGTTCGTGTAGAACATCCGCAAACAATTATAGATCAAATTCAATATCATTGCTCAGGAGAAAGAGATGAACTTTTACCAGCTGCAGCTTACAGTTTAGTGCATCAAGTTAATAATAGAGGTGTATATTCTTTTTGCATGTGTCCTGGAGGATTTATTGTTCCTGCGGCAACTGCAAATGGTGAAGTTGTTGTAAACGGAATGTCGCCATCTAGAAGAAATAATAAGTTTGCAAATTCAGGAATTGTTGTTGAGTTAGATATTGATAGAGATTTTAAAAAATATGAAAAATTTGGTCCTTTAAAAGGATTAGAATTTCAGAAAGATTTAGAAAAAATAGCTTTTTTCGCTGGCGGAAGAACACAAGCTGCACCAGCACAAAGGTTGGTAGATTTTGTTGATGGAAAACTATCATCAGATTTAAATGATTGTTCTTATCAACCAGGTTTAAAATCTGCTCCTTTGCATTCTTTATTGCCCAAAATTATAGGAAGTAGATTACGCAAAGGTTTTGCTGCTTTTGGACAAAAAATGCATGGTTATTATACAAACGAAGCAAATATTATAGGTGTAGAATCTAGAACTTCATCACCAGTAAATATTCCAAGAAAAGAAAATTTAGAGCATCCAGAAATTGAAGGATTATTTCCATGTGGAGAAGGCGGTGGTTATGCTGGTGGAATCGTTTCGGCTGCAATGGATGGAGAACGTTGTGCAGAAGCTGCAATTGCTGCTTTTTAA
- a CDS encoding RimK/LysX family protein, translated as MKTTIGRIDKADFPELHLQDIDLKVDSGAYTSSIHCSNIEEIEVEGDNFIRFTLLDPEHEFYNNKEFSTKNYASKMVKSSNGISEKRFLIETKIIIFNKSFPIHLTLSERKDMTFPILLGRKFLNKKFVIDTAKKNLSYKLKNIE; from the coding sequence ATGAAAACTACAATAGGTAGAATTGATAAAGCAGATTTTCCTGAATTACATTTACAAGATATTGATTTAAAAGTAGATTCTGGAGCTTATACTTCGTCTATACATTGTTCTAATATAGAAGAAATAGAGGTTGAAGGCGATAATTTTATTAGATTTACGTTATTAGATCCAGAACACGAGTTTTACAATAATAAAGAATTTTCTACCAAAAACTATGCATCAAAAATGGTAAAAAGTTCTAATGGAATTTCTGAAAAAAGGTTTTTAATTGAAACTAAAATAATTATTTTCAACAAATCTTTTCCTATACATTTAACATTAAGTGAACGTAAAGACATGACTTTTCCAATACTTTTGGGAAGAAAATTTTTAAATAAAAAATTTGTGATAGATACTGCAAAGAAAAATCTATCCTATAAATTAAAAAACATAGAATAA
- the rimK gene encoding 30S ribosomal protein S6--L-glutamate ligase: MRIVILSRNPKLYSTRRLVEAATKRKHEVLVVDHLKCNIEIEKRSPKIFYKGEYITDIDAIIPRIGASVTFYGTAVIRQFEMMKVFSAVSSQALVKSRDKLSSLQILARAGVGLPKTVFTNYTKDVEHVVESVGGAPLILKLLEGTQGLGVVLAETKNAATSVLEAFNGLGARVIAQEFIKEAGGADIRAFVVDGKVVGAMKRQGKEGEFRSNLHRGGNATVIELTDEEEKTALKATKALGLGVAGVDMLQSSKGPLVLEVNSSPGLEGIEIATGKNIAKEIIRYLEIHVE, translated from the coding sequence ATGAGAATTGTAATTTTATCTAGAAATCCGAAATTATATTCAACAAGAAGATTGGTCGAAGCTGCAACAAAAAGAAAACATGAAGTTTTGGTTGTAGATCATTTAAAATGCAATATCGAAATTGAAAAAAGATCTCCTAAAATATTTTATAAAGGAGAATATATAACAGATATAGATGCCATTATTCCAAGAATTGGAGCTTCTGTAACTTTTTACGGAACAGCAGTTATTCGTCAATTTGAAATGATGAAAGTATTTTCTGCAGTTTCATCCCAAGCATTAGTAAAATCAAGAGATAAATTAAGCAGCTTACAAATATTAGCAAGAGCAGGTGTTGGTTTACCAAAAACTGTTTTTACAAACTACACAAAAGATGTAGAACATGTTGTTGAATCTGTTGGTGGAGCTCCATTAATTTTAAAATTGTTAGAAGGAACACAAGGTTTAGGCGTTGTTTTAGCAGAAACTAAAAATGCAGCAACTTCTGTCTTAGAAGCTTTTAATGGCTTAGGTGCAAGGGTTATTGCGCAAGAATTTATTAAAGAAGCTGGTGGCGCAGATATTAGAGCTTTTGTAGTTGATGGTAAAGTTGTTGGCGCAATGAAACGCCAAGGAAAAGAAGGCGAATTCCGTTCTAATTTACACAGAGGTGGTAATGCAACTGTTATAGAATTAACAGACGAAGAAGAAAAAACAGCATTAAAAGCAACAAAAGCTTTAGGTTTAGGAGTTGCTGGTGTAGATATGTTACAATCTTCTAAAGGACCTTTGGTTTTAGAAGTTAATTCTTCTCCTGGTTTAGAAGGAATAGAAATTGCTACAGGAAAAAATATTGCAAAAGAAATTATTAGATACTTAGAAATACATGTCGAATAA
- a CDS encoding succinylglutamate desuccinylase/aspartoacylase family protein: MSNKPLVLLGKNIPEGKRTVLDIEVAKLHTRTTVKVPVIIERSKVEGPVILLLAGVHGDEINGVSIIREIINQKLNVPKKGTIICIPVFNIFGYLIQTREFPDGRDLNRMFPGSLNGSLASQFAYQFTKEIAPFVDYVIDYHTGGGERDNVSQIRLESSEKETLELANIFNPPFVVHSGYIAKSLRESLKKMGKTVLLFEGGKSKNLDNTVINQGIRGTKNVLIHLGFIDGEISLTEKTIFINKSKWLRSSYSGMFKLLAKNGSHVKKKELLGVIQDPFGEFKKRIYAPFDCYIFCINKTPIVNKGEALFHVSVNN, encoded by the coding sequence ATGTCGAATAAACCTTTAGTACTTTTAGGTAAAAATATTCCAGAAGGAAAACGTACCGTTTTAGACATAGAAGTTGCCAAATTACACACAAGAACTACGGTAAAAGTACCTGTAATTATTGAACGCTCTAAAGTTGAAGGCCCTGTAATTTTACTTTTAGCTGGTGTTCATGGAGATGAAATAAATGGCGTTAGTATTATTAGAGAAATTATTAACCAAAAATTAAACGTCCCAAAAAAAGGAACAATTATCTGTATTCCTGTATTTAATATTTTTGGATATTTAATTCAGACTAGAGAGTTTCCTGATGGTAGAGATTTAAACAGAATGTTTCCAGGATCTTTAAACGGCTCTTTAGCAAGTCAATTTGCATATCAATTTACAAAAGAAATTGCACCTTTTGTAGATTATGTTATTGATTATCATACTGGTGGTGGTGAGCGTGATAATGTTTCACAAATTAGATTAGAAAGTTCTGAGAAAGAAACCTTAGAATTAGCCAATATTTTTAACCCTCCTTTTGTGGTTCACTCTGGTTATATTGCAAAATCTTTACGAGAATCACTTAAAAAAATGGGTAAAACCGTATTGTTGTTTGAAGGTGGTAAATCTAAAAACTTAGACAATACAGTTATAAATCAAGGAATTAGAGGAACAAAAAATGTGTTAATTCATTTAGGTTTTATTGACGGAGAAATTTCCTTAACTGAAAAAACTATTTTTATTAATAAATCTAAATGGTTGCGTTCTAGTTATTCTGGGATGTTTAAACTTTTAGCTAAAAATGGTTCTCATGTTAAAAAGAAAGAGCTTTTAGGAGTTATTCAAGATCCGTTTGGTGAATTTAAAAAGCGTATTTACGCACCGTTTGATTGCTATATTTTTTGCATAAATAAAACTCCGATTGTAAATAAAGGTGAAGCTTTGTTTCATGTAAGTGTAAATAATTAA